The Arachis ipaensis cultivar K30076 chromosome B07, Araip1.1, whole genome shotgun sequence genome includes a window with the following:
- the LOC107609748 gene encoding cell differentiation protein RCD1 homolog isoform X1 has protein sequence MKMIEVSQIAAEQLVLELSNPDLRENALLELSKKRELYQDLALLLWNSFGTIAALLQEIVSIYPVLSPPNLTPAQSNRVCNALALLQCVASHPDTRMLFLNAHIPLYLYPFLNTTSKSRPFEYLRLTSLGVIGALVKVDDTEVISFLLSTEIIPLCLRTMELGSELSKTVATFIVQKILLDDVGLDYVCTTAERFFAVGRVLGNMVAALAEQPSSRLLKHIIRCYLRLSDNRRLDNRACDALRSCLPEMLRDATFNTCLREDQTTRRWLQQLLHNVGVNRVPPLQAGAGFDHNMMVA, from the exons ATGAAGATGATTGAGGTTTCCCAAATCGCTGCTGAGCAACTTGTTCTCGAACTCAGCAACCCCGATCTCCGAGAAAATGCTCTTCTCGAACTCTCCAAG AAGAGAGAGTTATATCAAGATCTCGCTCTGTTACTGTGGAATTCCTTTGGCACCATTGCAGCGCTTTTACAG GAAATAGTTTCTATATACCCTGTTCTTTCGCCCCCAAATCTTACTCCAGCTCAATCAAATCGAGTGTGCAATGCTCTTGCTCTTCTTCAG TGTGTGGCATCTCACCCTGATACAAGGATGCTATTCCTCAATG CTCATATACCTCTATATTTGTATCCTTTCCTTAATACAACAAGCAAGTCAAGACCATTTGAATATTTGAGGCTTACTAGCCTTGGTGTCATTGGTGCTTTAGTGAAG GTTGATGATACGGAAGTTATAAGTTTCCTTCTTTCAACAGAAATAATTCCGTTGTGCCTTCGCACTATGGAACTGGGAAGTGAATTGTCAAAAACA GTTGCAACCTTTATAGTTCAGAAAATTCTTTTGGATGATGTGGGTTTGGATTATGTTTGTACCACAGCGGAACGCTTTTTTGCAGTAGGTCGAGTTCTGGGGAACATGGTGGCAGCTCTGGCTGAGCAACCCTCATCTCGCCTTTTGAAGCACATTATTCGTTGCTATCTTCGTCTATCCGATAATCGGAGGTTGGATAA CAGGGCTTGTGATGCACTAAGAAGCTGTCTTCCGGAGATGTTAAGAGATGCTACTTTTAATACCTGCCTTCGT GAAGACCAAACAACTAGGAGGTGGCTACAGCAGTTGCTTCACAATGTTGGAGTGAATAGGGTTCCTCCACTACAAGCCGGAGCAGGATTCGATCATAATATGATGGTGGCGTGA
- the LOC107609748 gene encoding cell differentiation protein RCD1 homolog isoform X3, protein MKMIEVSQIAAEQLVLELSNPDLRENALLELSKRELYQDLALLLWNSFGTIAALLQEIVSIYPVLSPPNLTPAQSNRVCNALALLQCVASHPDTRMLFLNAHIPLYLYPFLNTTSKSRPFEYLRLTSLGVIGALVKVDDTEVISFLLSTEIIPLCLRTMELGSELSKTVATFIVQKILLDDVGLDYVCTTAERFFAVGRVLGNMVAALAEQPSSRLLKHIIRCYLRLSDNRRLDNRACDALRSCLPEMLRDATFNTCLREDQTTRRWLQQLLHNVGVNRVPPLQAGAGFDHNMMVA, encoded by the exons ATGAAGATGATTGAGGTTTCCCAAATCGCTGCTGAGCAACTTGTTCTCGAACTCAGCAACCCCGATCTCCGAGAAAATGCTCTTCTCGAACTCTCCAAG AGAGAGTTATATCAAGATCTCGCTCTGTTACTGTGGAATTCCTTTGGCACCATTGCAGCGCTTTTACAG GAAATAGTTTCTATATACCCTGTTCTTTCGCCCCCAAATCTTACTCCAGCTCAATCAAATCGAGTGTGCAATGCTCTTGCTCTTCTTCAG TGTGTGGCATCTCACCCTGATACAAGGATGCTATTCCTCAATG CTCATATACCTCTATATTTGTATCCTTTCCTTAATACAACAAGCAAGTCAAGACCATTTGAATATTTGAGGCTTACTAGCCTTGGTGTCATTGGTGCTTTAGTGAAG GTTGATGATACGGAAGTTATAAGTTTCCTTCTTTCAACAGAAATAATTCCGTTGTGCCTTCGCACTATGGAACTGGGAAGTGAATTGTCAAAAACA GTTGCAACCTTTATAGTTCAGAAAATTCTTTTGGATGATGTGGGTTTGGATTATGTTTGTACCACAGCGGAACGCTTTTTTGCAGTAGGTCGAGTTCTGGGGAACATGGTGGCAGCTCTGGCTGAGCAACCCTCATCTCGCCTTTTGAAGCACATTATTCGTTGCTATCTTCGTCTATCCGATAATCGGAGGTTGGATAA CAGGGCTTGTGATGCACTAAGAAGCTGTCTTCCGGAGATGTTAAGAGATGCTACTTTTAATACCTGCCTTCGT GAAGACCAAACAACTAGGAGGTGGCTACAGCAGTTGCTTCACAATGTTGGAGTGAATAGGGTTCCTCCACTACAAGCCGGAGCAGGATTCGATCATAATATGATGGTGGCGTGA
- the LOC107609748 gene encoding cell differentiation protein RCD1 homolog isoform X2, which produces MKMIEVSQIAAEQLVLELSNPDLRENALLELSKKRELYQDLALLLWNSFGTIAALLQEIVSIYPVLSPPNLTPAQSNRVCNALALLQCVASHPDTRMLFLNAHIPLYLYPFLNTTSKSRPFEYLRLTSLGVIGALVKVDDTEVISFLLSTEIIPLCLRTMELGSELSKTVATFIVQKILLDDVGLDYVCTTAERFFAVGRVLGNMVAALAEQPSSRLLKHIIRCYLRLSDNRRLDKACDALRSCLPEMLRDATFNTCLREDQTTRRWLQQLLHNVGVNRVPPLQAGAGFDHNMMVA; this is translated from the exons ATGAAGATGATTGAGGTTTCCCAAATCGCTGCTGAGCAACTTGTTCTCGAACTCAGCAACCCCGATCTCCGAGAAAATGCTCTTCTCGAACTCTCCAAG AAGAGAGAGTTATATCAAGATCTCGCTCTGTTACTGTGGAATTCCTTTGGCACCATTGCAGCGCTTTTACAG GAAATAGTTTCTATATACCCTGTTCTTTCGCCCCCAAATCTTACTCCAGCTCAATCAAATCGAGTGTGCAATGCTCTTGCTCTTCTTCAG TGTGTGGCATCTCACCCTGATACAAGGATGCTATTCCTCAATG CTCATATACCTCTATATTTGTATCCTTTCCTTAATACAACAAGCAAGTCAAGACCATTTGAATATTTGAGGCTTACTAGCCTTGGTGTCATTGGTGCTTTAGTGAAG GTTGATGATACGGAAGTTATAAGTTTCCTTCTTTCAACAGAAATAATTCCGTTGTGCCTTCGCACTATGGAACTGGGAAGTGAATTGTCAAAAACA GTTGCAACCTTTATAGTTCAGAAAATTCTTTTGGATGATGTGGGTTTGGATTATGTTTGTACCACAGCGGAACGCTTTTTTGCAGTAGGTCGAGTTCTGGGGAACATGGTGGCAGCTCTGGCTGAGCAACCCTCATCTCGCCTTTTGAAGCACATTATTCGTTGCTATCTTCGTCTATCCGATAATCGGAGGTTGGATAA GGCTTGTGATGCACTAAGAAGCTGTCTTCCGGAGATGTTAAGAGATGCTACTTTTAATACCTGCCTTCGT GAAGACCAAACAACTAGGAGGTGGCTACAGCAGTTGCTTCACAATGTTGGAGTGAATAGGGTTCCTCCACTACAAGCCGGAGCAGGATTCGATCATAATATGATGGTGGCGTGA
- the LOC107609748 gene encoding cell differentiation protein RCD1 homolog isoform X4, with translation MKMIEVSQIAAEQLVLELSNPDLRENALLELSKKRELYQDLALLLWNSFGTIAALLQEIVSIYPVLSPPNLTPAQSNRVCNALALLQCVASHPDTRMLFLNAHIPLYLYPFLNTTSKSRPFEYLRLTSLGVIGALVKVDDTEVISFLLSTEIIPLCLRTMELGSELSKTVATFIVQKILLDDVGLDYVCTTAERFFAVGRVLGNMVAALAEQPSSRLLKHIIRCYLRLSDNRSRACDALRSCLPEMLRDATFNTCLREDQTTRRWLQQLLHNVGVNRVPPLQAGAGFDHNMMVA, from the exons ATGAAGATGATTGAGGTTTCCCAAATCGCTGCTGAGCAACTTGTTCTCGAACTCAGCAACCCCGATCTCCGAGAAAATGCTCTTCTCGAACTCTCCAAG AAGAGAGAGTTATATCAAGATCTCGCTCTGTTACTGTGGAATTCCTTTGGCACCATTGCAGCGCTTTTACAG GAAATAGTTTCTATATACCCTGTTCTTTCGCCCCCAAATCTTACTCCAGCTCAATCAAATCGAGTGTGCAATGCTCTTGCTCTTCTTCAG TGTGTGGCATCTCACCCTGATACAAGGATGCTATTCCTCAATG CTCATATACCTCTATATTTGTATCCTTTCCTTAATACAACAAGCAAGTCAAGACCATTTGAATATTTGAGGCTTACTAGCCTTGGTGTCATTGGTGCTTTAGTGAAG GTTGATGATACGGAAGTTATAAGTTTCCTTCTTTCAACAGAAATAATTCCGTTGTGCCTTCGCACTATGGAACTGGGAAGTGAATTGTCAAAAACA GTTGCAACCTTTATAGTTCAGAAAATTCTTTTGGATGATGTGGGTTTGGATTATGTTTGTACCACAGCGGAACGCTTTTTTGCAGTAGGTCGAGTTCTGGGGAACATGGTGGCAGCTCTGGCTGAGCAACCCTCATCTCGCCTTTTGAAGCACATTATTCGTTGCTATCTTCGTCTATCCGATAATCGGAG CAGGGCTTGTGATGCACTAAGAAGCTGTCTTCCGGAGATGTTAAGAGATGCTACTTTTAATACCTGCCTTCGT GAAGACCAAACAACTAGGAGGTGGCTACAGCAGTTGCTTCACAATGTTGGAGTGAATAGGGTTCCTCCACTACAAGCCGGAGCAGGATTCGATCATAATATGATGGTGGCGTGA
- the LOC107609748 gene encoding cell differentiation protein RCD1 homolog isoform X5, giving the protein MKMIEVSQIAAEQLVLELSNPDLRENALLELSKKRELYQDLALLLWNSFGTIAALLQEIVSIYPVLSPPNLTPAQSNRVCNALALLQCVASHPDTRMLFLNAHIPLYLYPFLNTTSKSRPFEYLRLTSLGVIGALVKVDDTEVISFLLSTEIIPLCLRTMELGSELSKTVATFIVQKILLDDVGLDYVCTTAERFFAVGRVLGNMVAALAEQPSSRLLKHIIRCYLRLSDNRRACDALRSCLPEMLRDATFNTCLREDQTTRRWLQQLLHNVGVNRVPPLQAGAGFDHNMMVA; this is encoded by the exons ATGAAGATGATTGAGGTTTCCCAAATCGCTGCTGAGCAACTTGTTCTCGAACTCAGCAACCCCGATCTCCGAGAAAATGCTCTTCTCGAACTCTCCAAG AAGAGAGAGTTATATCAAGATCTCGCTCTGTTACTGTGGAATTCCTTTGGCACCATTGCAGCGCTTTTACAG GAAATAGTTTCTATATACCCTGTTCTTTCGCCCCCAAATCTTACTCCAGCTCAATCAAATCGAGTGTGCAATGCTCTTGCTCTTCTTCAG TGTGTGGCATCTCACCCTGATACAAGGATGCTATTCCTCAATG CTCATATACCTCTATATTTGTATCCTTTCCTTAATACAACAAGCAAGTCAAGACCATTTGAATATTTGAGGCTTACTAGCCTTGGTGTCATTGGTGCTTTAGTGAAG GTTGATGATACGGAAGTTATAAGTTTCCTTCTTTCAACAGAAATAATTCCGTTGTGCCTTCGCACTATGGAACTGGGAAGTGAATTGTCAAAAACA GTTGCAACCTTTATAGTTCAGAAAATTCTTTTGGATGATGTGGGTTTGGATTATGTTTGTACCACAGCGGAACGCTTTTTTGCAGTAGGTCGAGTTCTGGGGAACATGGTGGCAGCTCTGGCTGAGCAACCCTCATCTCGCCTTTTGAAGCACATTATTCGTTGCTATCTTCGTCTATCCGATAATCGGAG GGCTTGTGATGCACTAAGAAGCTGTCTTCCGGAGATGTTAAGAGATGCTACTTTTAATACCTGCCTTCGT GAAGACCAAACAACTAGGAGGTGGCTACAGCAGTTGCTTCACAATGTTGGAGTGAATAGGGTTCCTCCACTACAAGCCGGAGCAGGATTCGATCATAATATGATGGTGGCGTGA